One genomic segment of Triplophysa rosa linkage group LG22, Trosa_1v2, whole genome shotgun sequence includes these proteins:
- the LOC130545989 gene encoding ubiquinol-cytochrome-c reductase complex assembly factor 3 encodes MSGMRTILTSLALVGSFGAGYGMWAIIVPGEEKKRELLKNLPESNPARMEESRRRNALMLQVLKDAAETQDNIARGYGGKK; translated from the exons ATGAGTGGCATGAGGACTATACTGACCTCGCTAGCCCTGGTCGGGTCTTTCGGGGCTGGCTATGGTATGTGGGCCATAATTGTACCTGGAGAAGAGAAGAAAAGGGAACTATTGAAG AATCTGCCGGAGTCTAACCCTGCCCGTATGGAGGAGAGCAGGAGGAGAAATGCCCTCATGCTTCAGGTTCTCAAGGATGCTGCAGAGACCCAAGATAATATTGCACGTGGATATGGggggaaaaaatga
- the faub gene encoding LOW QUALITY PROTEIN: FAU ubiquitin like and ribosomal protein S30 fusion b (The sequence of the model RefSeq protein was modified relative to this genomic sequence to represent the inferred CDS: substituted 1 base at 1 genomic stop codon): MFMFCAFKEMQLFVRAQTLHSIQLNGSETCPYLQAQIDSSEGLACDXIISLCWVPLQDETLICLSGVEELGTLDVSSRLLGGKVHDSLARAGKVRGQTPKVDKLENKKKKTGTAKRRIQYSRRFVNVVPTFGKKKGPNANS, translated from the exons atgtttatgttttgtgcTTTTAAAGAAATGCAGTTGTTTGTTCGTGCCCAGACTTTGCACTCCATTCAGCTGAATGGGTCAGAGACTTGCCCATATC ttcaAGCACAGATTGACTCTTCGGAGGGACTGGCTTGTGATTAGATCATCTCTCTCTGTTGGGTACCCCTTCAGGATGAGACATTGATCTGTCTGTCTGGAGTGGAGGAACTTGGCACTCTTGACGTGTCATCAAGGCTTTTAGGAG GCAAAGTCCACGATTCCCTGGCTAGAGCAGGTAAAGTCAGAGGGCAAACTCCCAAG GTGGACAAGCTAGAGAATAAGAAGAAAAAGACCGGCACGGCAAAGAGGAGAATTCAGTACAGTCGCAgatttgtaaatgttgtgcCAACATTTGGCAAAAAGAAGGGACCGAATGCTAACTCATGA
- the dmac1 gene encoding distal membrane-arm assembly complex protein 1: MSSAPPSSTEQLSPVKSEAQQLFGNCWSCRLVSGGGLLAAAAYVYMQARKTMRLGGPTSLGTVAQIAFAAGLASWGVVVIADPVGKATKKA; encoded by the exons ATGTCCAGTGCACCACCATCATCTACAGAGCAGTTGAGTCCTGTCAAATCAGAAGCGCAACAACTATTCGGCAACTGCTGGAGCTGTCGATTAGTATCAGGCGGTGGACTGTTGGCTGCTGCGGCATATGTATACATGCAGGCGCGTAAAACAATGCGTCTAGGTGGGCCGACATCTCTGGGCACAGTTGCCCAAATCGCATTTGCAGCAG GATTGGCTTCGTGGGGCGTCGTGGTGATTGCTGATCCAGTGGGAAAGGCGACAAAGAAAGCATAG